A window of the Tessaracoccus sp. MC1865 genome harbors these coding sequences:
- the eccB gene encoding type VII secretion protein EccB, translating to MATRKDLLKAHAFTSRRMIAAFVDRDPDDPTPPLRRVSTATFVSVLLGVVLLAGTALIGLLRGGVTNESWRDQDNVILNDVQSGQLFAHTNKLVIPVTDVATARLLAAGDDPGGPPRIIDVKTEALVGTEMQPRQGIPGAPPQLPAAKDLASFPLRLCSTEPMGRGRYLTLQFGATEASSMDYSFIAKASEGTRYLVSGGQSHELYSARGSGGVVSFDVPEVEPGNSWIYALPMGAPINPPQITGYGDTPVKAYQGKTIGDVVAVTGSNPVRYFVQLNDGLAQISYLEAKLLFHEKNRDFTQEVGAISERDLSGYLIEDLESITEGGIPMYQPKAPPGYESGRDASVCATFSADTPDRVSVSMGQATPALDQRRLGAPTGKYIDHIDLPPLKGALLRNGDAGTDEAAATLLLNGRGYGIPTMGARQALGYGDATPLPVTGGLLNLIRSGLPSGVALGRDHVEPAG from the coding sequence ATGGCGACTCGCAAGGACCTTCTGAAGGCGCACGCCTTCACCTCGCGCCGCATGATCGCGGCCTTCGTGGACCGCGACCCCGATGACCCCACGCCGCCGCTCAGGCGGGTGAGCACGGCGACCTTCGTCTCCGTCCTCCTGGGCGTGGTCCTGCTGGCCGGCACCGCGCTGATCGGGCTGTTGCGCGGTGGTGTGACCAACGAATCGTGGCGCGATCAGGACAACGTCATCCTCAACGACGTCCAGTCGGGCCAACTCTTCGCGCACACGAACAAGCTCGTCATCCCGGTGACCGACGTGGCGACAGCCCGGCTACTCGCCGCCGGCGACGACCCCGGCGGCCCGCCCCGGATCATCGACGTGAAGACCGAGGCGCTCGTCGGCACGGAGATGCAGCCGCGCCAGGGCATCCCCGGCGCTCCCCCGCAGCTCCCCGCAGCCAAAGACCTGGCGTCGTTCCCGTTGCGCCTGTGTTCCACCGAACCCATGGGTCGCGGCCGCTACCTCACCCTCCAGTTCGGGGCGACGGAGGCCTCCAGCATGGATTACAGCTTCATCGCCAAGGCCAGCGAGGGCACCCGGTACCTCGTCTCGGGCGGCCAGAGCCACGAGTTGTACAGCGCGCGGGGCAGCGGGGGCGTCGTCTCCTTCGACGTGCCCGAGGTGGAGCCGGGCAACTCCTGGATCTATGCGCTGCCGATGGGGGCACCGATCAACCCACCGCAGATCACGGGCTACGGCGACACCCCGGTGAAGGCCTACCAGGGCAAGACCATCGGCGACGTGGTGGCGGTCACCGGGAGCAACCCGGTGCGCTACTTCGTCCAGCTGAACGACGGCCTGGCCCAGATCTCCTACCTGGAGGCGAAGCTGCTGTTCCACGAGAAGAACAGGGACTTCACCCAAGAGGTGGGCGCCATCTCAGAGCGTGACCTGTCGGGCTACCTGATCGAGGACCTCGAGTCGATCACCGAGGGCGGCATCCCGATGTACCAGCCGAAGGCCCCGCCAGGCTACGAGAGCGGCCGGGACGCCTCCGTGTGTGCCACCTTCAGCGCGGACACGCCGGACAGGGTGTCGGTGTCCATGGGCCAGGCCACGCCAGCCCTGGACCAACGCCGGCTGGGCGCCCCCACGGGTAAGTACATCGACCACATCGACCTGCCGCCGCTGAAGGGCGCGCTGCTGCGCAACGGGGATGCCGGCACCGACGAGGCCGCCGCCACCCTCCTGCTCAACGGCCGGGGCTACGGCATCCCGACGATGGGGGCGCGTCAGGCCCTCGGCTACGGCGACGCCACCCCGTTGCCCGTCACGGGTGGCCTGCTGAACCTCATCCGCTCCGGGCTGCCCAGCGGGGTGGCGCTCGGGCGCGACCACGTTGAGCCCGCGGGATGA
- the eccE gene encoding type VII secretion protein EccE: MLRRTNGYALQRRARSTRFLPMVVAWQIVLVIVALLVVQRSAWALATAGAVLLVAILMSLPVNGRSIPATLKLRSAFRQRARRWVEHPEHASGLVPLAQWLPGLELTQIKDAHDGDIGVTADGGSWSGILEVTADHTLFTDRGAELDLDALGALTRQDDVAFAGVQVVTLTVPAPSGAMLPAGSPALEAYREIIPGTPPPALRRTWVALRLDPRLCLEAVGRRGDGQTGVFATLRFGLHRAQALLKRQGMLTAPLDPHGISDVLTLTSGASPAPAEPRSREEWSAWFGDGLVHETRALGGFGASPSAAYQRVLDVVAKAPAMMAVTSFTVSPGRPPEGAVRLVTASLEQAIAADDFMVSKLDGVVKLAPLGGVQVPGLLATVPLGRRIDE, from the coding sequence ATGCTGCGGAGGACCAACGGCTACGCGCTGCAACGGCGGGCACGCTCGACGCGATTCCTGCCCATGGTCGTCGCCTGGCAGATCGTGCTGGTGATCGTGGCCCTGCTGGTCGTCCAGCGCTCCGCGTGGGCGTTGGCCACGGCAGGTGCCGTGCTGCTCGTCGCCATCCTGATGAGCCTCCCCGTCAACGGGCGCTCGATCCCGGCCACGCTGAAGCTGCGCTCCGCGTTCCGGCAGAGGGCGCGGCGGTGGGTGGAGCACCCCGAGCATGCGTCCGGGCTGGTCCCGCTCGCGCAGTGGCTGCCCGGCCTCGAACTCACCCAGATCAAGGACGCCCACGACGGCGACATCGGCGTCACCGCGGACGGCGGATCCTGGTCCGGCATCCTCGAGGTCACGGCAGACCACACCCTGTTCACGGACCGCGGCGCCGAACTCGACCTCGACGCGCTCGGCGCGCTCACCCGGCAGGACGACGTCGCCTTCGCCGGCGTCCAGGTCGTCACCCTGACGGTTCCTGCGCCGTCAGGGGCGATGCTGCCGGCGGGGTCACCCGCGCTGGAGGCCTACCGCGAGATCATCCCCGGCACCCCGCCACCGGCATTGCGCCGCACCTGGGTGGCGCTCCGCCTCGACCCGCGGCTCTGCCTGGAGGCGGTCGGCCGACGGGGCGACGGCCAGACCGGCGTGTTCGCCACCCTGCGCTTCGGGCTCCACCGCGCCCAGGCGCTCCTGAAGCGGCAGGGCATGCTCACCGCTCCACTGGACCCCCACGGGATCTCCGACGTGCTGACGCTCACCTCCGGAGCCTCTCCCGCGCCCGCGGAGCCGCGCAGCCGCGAGGAGTGGTCGGCCTGGTTCGGCGACGGCCTCGTGCATGAGACCCGCGCCCTGGGCGGATTCGGGGCCTCGCCCAGCGCCGCCTACCAGCGGGTGCTGGACGTGGTGGCGAAGGCGCCGGCCATGATGGCCGTCACCTCGTTCACCGTCAGCCCCGGCCGCCCGCCGGAGGGCGCGGTGCGCCTCGTGACGGCCAGCCTCGAACAGGCCATCGCCGCAGACGACTTCATGGTGTCCAAGCTCGACGGCGTGGTGAAGCTCGCCCCGCTGGGCGGCGTGCAGGTCCCCGGTCTGCTGGCCACCGTCCCCCTCGGAAGGCGGATCGACGAGTGA
- a CDS encoding WXG100 family type VII secretion target — protein MSDKSVDRAAMQKATQQIEAKHQQIHNLQNRLQGQMSDLASRWHGNASTAFQNGYRQFDTEFEKVKAGLDKIHGQLVETLREYGVREEENQATANQIAGLIG, from the coding sequence ATGAGCGACAAGTCCGTAGACCGCGCTGCCATGCAGAAGGCGACGCAGCAGATTGAGGCCAAGCACCAGCAGATCCACAACCTGCAGAACCGCCTCCAGGGCCAGATGAGCGACCTCGCCTCGCGCTGGCACGGCAATGCGTCCACCGCTTTCCAGAACGGCTACCGCCAGTTCGACACGGAGTTCGAGAAGGTCAAGGCCGGTCTCGACAAGATCCACGGCCAGCTGGTCGAAACGCTGCGCGAGTACGGCGTGCGTGAAGAAGAGAACCAGGCCACCGCCAACCAGATCGCCGGACTCATCGGCTGA
- the eccD gene encoding type VII secretion integral membrane protein EccD, which produces MNTTAEEDLSRVTVISSSRRVDLALPGSVSLSELLPSILRFSGLESNNPTDAVHAWVLQRFGSDPFDLYTPVHKLGIRDGETLHLRQRESAIPDAAFDDVVDAVAGATNSRPSWQAKHSQRMGITLMLLALIGIPLLVILGQKPIDLAEARFDPSLRLPMALAVGVTGFLSFAAAIGAIALARAAGERRTAAALAWGSVALAGIAGWFLPDPMSGIVPLAVRIILAASLVLIASAVCALAANVQPMPLFSAALAALLIVVGSSFMLLFPGHDVEVAAIVVTISSFLTAYLPPLSYRIAGVALPNLPTTTEGILADETPVQSDIVKRALFADRLLGAMLAAMSVVAVLAAFVVISQGTLWSTLLMLCIGFAYLLRARAFVGFTQRLGLLLGGAITVVISLYAVATGPVQSLGGMVTLFAVALALTYVFAHYSASWYQRILAPTWGRWGDVLEWLAIIGIVPALLGVLNLYAYFSTLL; this is translated from the coding sequence GTGAACACCACGGCCGAGGAAGATCTGTCGCGCGTCACGGTTATCTCCAGCAGCCGTCGCGTCGACCTCGCACTGCCCGGTTCCGTGTCCCTCAGCGAACTGCTCCCGAGCATCCTGCGGTTCTCCGGCCTGGAGTCGAACAACCCCACCGACGCCGTGCACGCCTGGGTGCTGCAGCGCTTCGGCTCAGACCCGTTCGACCTCTACACGCCGGTGCACAAGCTGGGGATCCGCGACGGGGAGACGCTCCACCTGCGCCAGCGCGAGAGCGCCATCCCCGACGCCGCGTTCGACGATGTCGTGGACGCCGTGGCCGGCGCCACCAACTCCCGCCCCTCCTGGCAGGCGAAGCACTCCCAACGCATGGGCATCACGTTGATGCTGCTGGCCCTCATCGGCATCCCGCTCCTGGTCATCCTCGGCCAGAAGCCCATCGACCTGGCCGAGGCCCGCTTCGACCCGTCGCTCCGGCTTCCCATGGCCCTGGCCGTCGGGGTCACCGGCTTCCTGAGCTTCGCCGCGGCGATCGGTGCCATCGCGTTGGCCCGTGCCGCCGGTGAACGGCGCACCGCCGCGGCCCTGGCCTGGGGCAGCGTGGCGCTGGCCGGCATCGCCGGCTGGTTCCTGCCGGACCCCATGTCCGGGATCGTGCCGCTCGCGGTGCGCATCATCCTGGCCGCGAGCCTCGTGCTGATCGCCTCCGCCGTCTGCGCGCTGGCCGCGAACGTGCAGCCCATGCCGCTGTTCAGCGCCGCCCTGGCCGCACTGCTCATCGTCGTCGGTTCCAGCTTCATGCTGCTGTTCCCCGGTCACGACGTGGAGGTGGCGGCCATCGTGGTGACCATCTCCTCGTTCCTGACGGCCTACCTGCCGCCGTTGTCCTACCGGATCGCGGGCGTGGCCCTGCCGAACCTGCCCACCACCACGGAGGGCATCCTGGCGGACGAGACCCCCGTGCAGTCCGACATCGTCAAGCGGGCTCTGTTCGCCGACAGGCTGCTGGGGGCGATGCTGGCCGCCATGTCGGTGGTCGCCGTCCTCGCCGCCTTCGTGGTGATCAGCCAGGGCACGCTCTGGTCGACGCTGCTGATGCTGTGCATCGGGTTCGCCTACCTGCTGCGCGCCCGCGCGTTCGTCGGCTTCACCCAGCGGCTCGGCCTGCTGCTCGGCGGCGCGATCACCGTGGTCATCAGCCTGTACGCCGTCGCCACCGGCCCCGTGCAGTCGCTGGGCGGCATGGTCACGCTCTTCGCGGTCGCCCTGGCACTCACCTACGTCTTCGCCCACTACTCGGCCTCGTGGTACCAGCGCATCCTGGCCCCCACGTGGGGCCGGTGGGGCGACGTGCTGGAGTGGCTCGCGATCATCGGCATCGTGCCGGCCCTGTTGGGCGTGCTGAACCTGTACGCCTACTTCAGCACGTTGCTCTGA
- a CDS encoding WXG100 family type VII secretion target: MSDSTIYSVAGLQEGISNLSAAHRELTSLLEDLKGELSSSLGQWDDNARNSYQEVQIQWDQSAKRQQDIVQRMPVLLGNIADGYNATEKRNAGIWG, from the coding sequence ATGAGCGACTCAACCATTTACTCTGTTGCCGGCCTGCAGGAAGGCATCAGCAACCTCTCGGCCGCGCACCGCGAACTCACCAGCCTCCTCGAGGACCTGAAGGGCGAGCTGTCCTCGTCCCTCGGGCAGTGGGATGACAACGCCCGCAACTCCTACCAGGAAGTGCAGATCCAGTGGGATCAGTCGGCCAAGCGCCAGCAGGACATCGTGCAGCGCATGCCCGTGCTCCTCGGCAACATCGCCGACGGCTACAACGCCACTGAGAAGCGCAACGCCGGCATCTGGGGCTGA
- a CDS encoding alpha-amylase family glycosyl hydrolase, translating to MLEHAIWWHVYPLGATGAPIRTEHGAPAPRLRKLDAWLDYAVELGCNGLLLGPVFQSVSHGYDTLDHYRIDARLGDDADFDHLVEQSRARGMHIILDGVFNHVAREHRLVGERPELVRWEGDRPKGWEGHDALVELDHGNPEVLDLVVDIMLHWLRRGIAGWRLDVAYAVPASFWRAAAERVRAEFPDAVFVGEVIHGDYLGFIGESTFTTLTQYELWKGIWSSLTDVNGWELAHAIERHAVFAERFLPNTFLGNHDVSRIATRVPRATTVVPYLLMTLPGAPSIYYGDEQGFTGTKTETWHGDDEIRPPLPETPAGLSSLGAHVWHHYRAAVALRRRHPWLATASVEVLDKSNEHLTYRVYDGGRALTVDLDLATPGVRVTGEGEHLHIVALA from the coding sequence ATGCTCGAACACGCCATCTGGTGGCACGTCTATCCCCTCGGCGCCACCGGCGCCCCCATCCGCACGGAGCACGGGGCGCCCGCGCCCAGACTCCGCAAGCTCGACGCGTGGCTGGACTACGCCGTCGAACTCGGCTGCAACGGGCTGCTGCTCGGGCCGGTCTTCCAGTCCGTGTCGCACGGCTACGACACCCTGGACCACTACCGGATCGACGCCCGGCTCGGCGACGACGCCGACTTCGACCACCTCGTCGAGCAGTCCCGCGCGCGGGGCATGCACATCATCCTCGACGGCGTGTTCAACCACGTGGCCAGGGAGCACCGCCTCGTCGGCGAGCGCCCAGAGCTGGTCAGGTGGGAGGGCGACCGGCCCAAGGGGTGGGAGGGGCATGACGCCCTCGTCGAACTGGACCACGGCAACCCGGAAGTGCTCGACCTCGTCGTCGACATCATGCTGCACTGGCTGCGGCGTGGCATTGCGGGCTGGCGACTGGATGTCGCCTATGCGGTGCCCGCGTCGTTCTGGCGCGCGGCCGCCGAACGGGTCCGCGCGGAGTTCCCGGATGCCGTCTTCGTCGGCGAGGTCATCCACGGCGACTACCTCGGCTTCATCGGGGAGTCCACCTTCACCACGCTCACGCAGTACGAGCTGTGGAAGGGGATCTGGAGCTCCCTCACGGATGTCAACGGGTGGGAGTTGGCGCACGCCATCGAACGGCACGCGGTCTTCGCCGAGCGCTTCCTCCCCAACACGTTCCTCGGCAACCACGACGTCAGCCGCATCGCCACCCGCGTGCCGAGGGCCACGACGGTGGTGCCCTACCTGCTGATGACCCTGCCCGGCGCGCCCAGCATCTACTACGGCGACGAGCAGGGTTTCACGGGCACGAAGACCGAGACCTGGCACGGCGACGACGAGATCCGCCCGCCGCTGCCGGAAACCCCCGCCGGGCTCTCCAGCCTGGGCGCCCACGTCTGGCACCACTACCGCGCGGCCGTGGCGCTGCGCCGCAGGCATCCGTGGCTGGCCACAGCCTCTGTCGAGGTGCTGGACAAGTCCAACGAGCACCTCACCTACCGCGTGTACGACGGGGGTCGCGCGCTCACCGTCGACCTCGACCTGGCCACGCCCGGCGTCCGGGTCACCGGAGAGGGCGAACACCTCCACATCGTCGCCCTCGCCTAG
- a CDS encoding DUF1206 domain-containing protein, with protein sequence MGKRDKVERTANKVERHPAAVIAASVGQVVNGIVHIIIGLIAVGIALGSGGSADQSGAMRAIDASPVGSIALWVAGIAMFALALHSFAEAATSVRREPWQAARAAGRGIAHVAVGSVAVVYATGGSTDGEESTDSFSATLMQSTWGSWLLAIIGLVILAIGVGMVISGLRKSFLEHVDVTGRTRRVFTALGMTGYLAKGVAVGVVGILLVVAVLSRDADEAGGLDGALKKLTELPYGTALLIVIAVGVIAYGIFCFARASALANTRRRS encoded by the coding sequence ATGGGCAAGCGTGACAAGGTCGAACGAACCGCCAATAAGGTCGAGCGGCACCCCGCTGCCGTGATCGCCGCCTCAGTGGGGCAGGTCGTCAACGGGATCGTGCACATCATCATCGGCCTGATCGCCGTCGGTATCGCGCTCGGGAGCGGCGGGTCCGCAGATCAGAGCGGCGCCATGCGTGCCATCGACGCCTCTCCGGTGGGGTCGATCGCGCTGTGGGTGGCAGGCATCGCCATGTTCGCCCTGGCTCTCCACTCCTTCGCGGAGGCGGCCACCTCCGTCCGGCGCGAACCCTGGCAGGCCGCGCGCGCCGCAGGCCGGGGCATCGCGCATGTCGCCGTCGGTAGCGTCGCCGTCGTCTACGCCACGGGCGGCAGCACCGACGGCGAGGAATCCACCGATTCGTTCAGCGCCACCCTGATGCAGTCGACGTGGGGTTCCTGGCTGCTCGCCATCATCGGCCTGGTGATCCTCGCCATCGGCGTGGGCATGGTCATCAGCGGCCTCCGCAAGTCCTTCCTCGAGCATGTGGACGTCACCGGGCGCACCCGCCGCGTGTTCACCGCGCTCGGGATGACCGGATACCTGGCCAAGGGGGTGGCCGTCGGCGTGGTGGGCATCCTGTTGGTGGTGGCGGTGCTGAGCCGCGACGCCGATGAGGCGGGTGGGCTCGACGGAGCGCTGAAGAAGCTCACGGAACTGCCGTACGGCACTGCGCTGCTGATCGTGATCGCCGTGGGTGTCATCGCCTACGGCATCTTCTGCTTCGCCCGGGCCAGTGCCCTCGCCAACACCCGCCGCCGCAGCTGA